A window of Castanea sativa cultivar Marrone di Chiusa Pesio chromosome 1, ASM4071231v1 contains these coding sequences:
- the LOC142622358 gene encoding uncharacterized protein LOC142622358, whose product MALMDMETDSSSFPSSSSSFARRKYEVFLSFRGKDTRYKFMGHLYEALIQKGIFTFKDDEKLERGKPISLDLLKAIEESRFAVVILSENYASSTWCLDELAKIICCKNKTGMTVLPVFHYVEPSDVRKQMGTFARAFAKHEEKENKERVEKWRDALTQVGSLRGWHLKDYCSEIENIKDIVGWISLHLKYDALSYISKDLVGIYSRMVELESYLALGSNDVRFIGIWGMGGMGKTTLARVLYYMVFEKFEACGFIEDIREKYERDGLLSLQHKIIYDILKEKDLEISGKYEGVFEIKKRLCCKRILLVLDDVDKLDQLKFLVGEHDWFGPGSRIIVTTRDEHVLIAHNVKEIYEVNGLNREYSLQLFLSKAFKNKHVLDDYLELSNHFLNYAGGLPLALEVLGSFLIGKSIAEWKSALERLKEFPERTILQVLKISFDGLHDTEKKIFLHIACFFNHKKKDHVLEVLDSLGLYPIIGLKNLIDKSLLKILDEDIVWMHDLLEEMGRDIVCHECLDDAGKRSRLWRYKDIENVLKKNKGIEAVQAMHIMGTFDEQDMHIIGTYDEAFSKMYNLKFLRIHASFHNLQHLPNSLRVLDWMYYPSKSLPSTFQLDELVWLCLQQSRIEELWIGRKNFDKLKFIYLTTCSNLIVSPDFTGVPNLEKLILAYCKNLRELHPSVGILKKLVLLDLKYCSKLSCLPSKFEMDSLVTLDFMGCSILEKIPKFMGNMEHLQRLTLNYTAILELPSLVGRLIGLTSLTMMGCKNLVCLPITICSLNSLECLDLSKCSNFDNLPENLGNLKGLKQLDLSGTAIKEFPSSIEGLTTLTFLTLKHCKNLVCLPSTICSMNSFECLDLSGCSNFDNLSENLGNLKGLKQLDLSGTAIKEFPSSIEGLTTLTLLTLNDCKNLVCLPSTICSLNSLECLHLSGCSNFENLPENLGNLKGLKQLHLSGTAIKEFPSSIEGLTTLTLLTLNDCKNLVCLPSTICNLNSLECLDLCGCSNFDNLPENLGNLKGLEQLDLSRTAIKEFPSSIEGLTTLTLLILKECKNLVCLPITICSLNSLECLDLSKCSNFDNLPENLGNLKGLEQLDLSGTAIKEFPSSIEGLTTLTLLSLRDCKNLVCLPITICNLNSLECLDLYGCSNFDNLLENLENLKGLKQLHLSGMAIKEFPSSIEGLTTLTLLTLNDFKNLVCLPITICSLNSLECLDLSECSNFDNLPENLGNLKGLEQLDLSGTAIKEFPSSIEGLTTLTLLTLKDCKNLVCLPSTICSLNSLECLDLSECSNFDNLPENLGNLKGLELLDLSGTAIKEFPSSIEGLTILTLLTLKDCKNLVCLPSTICSLNSLEYLNLCGCSNFDNLPENLGNLKGLKQLDLSRTAIKEFPSSIEGLTTLTLLTLKECKNLVCLPSTTCSLNSFEYLNLCGCSNFDNLPENLGNLIGLKQLDLSKTAIKEFPSSIEGLTTLTLLSLRDCKNLVCLPITICNLNSLECLDLCGCSNFDNLPENLGNLKGLRKLHLSGTAIKELPSSIDGLTTLTLLTLKYCKNLVCLPSTICSLNSLECLDLCGCSNFDNLPKNLGNLKGLRKLHLSGTAIKELPSSIDGLTTLTLLILKDCKNLVCLPSTICSLNSLECLDLFGCSNFDYLPENLGNVKGLKNLDLCGTSIKELPSSIKGLTSLTSLTLLSCNKLVCLPNTTCGLKLCGALNLSKCSQFKNLPENLWMIEGLGELDLSITAIGELPSSIERLTNLTLLTLRYCINLVCLPSTICSLKLLKSLDLFGCLKFDNLPENIGNMEGLELLNLCWTAIKEVPSSIVLLKNLKQLCIHGWKLSGFYSRLASPESMEPLWVSFSCLPTSPTTERIFLPSFVYSSLQTIPVPVGLSLLSLSGLQSLTDLNLSHCDLWSIPNDIGCLSSLEYLDLSGNSFLSLPESMSQLSNLRRLYLEGCKRLQSLENVPSTIDSIIANDCMSLERLPDLIYLSGSNRTYLQFLFFNCFKLVDDSMLRGVNNMLQGQSGRLPKKLQIIIPGSEISKYFNHECTGHELKVQVPSNWSIPPIRIAFCVVFVPDNWLECPRNLELSFIIDGFPMNEGEISGSRKEYGTIKSHHLWLTYYSYRNGFHPLTIRASSRNLEVEKIGVRFIYRQDIENPSKTLAQCINNSSIVIHHDIDDSIAEGSGNKRSHDEDDGAGPSEECCSILEPPSKRIQRLGGFIADSEDSSQREFFDFFAMDGEDQMSKNLEAIHEGSSYQDIVDLNLTMAQSSNNSSTLYKGLVKSIVILNDSTAEGSKNKQKRHEDD is encoded by the exons atggCTTTAATGGACATGGAAACGGACTCATCATCTTTCCcaagttcttcttcttcctttgccAGACGGAAGTATGAAGTCTTTCTCAGTTTCAGAGGCAAGGACACCCGCTACAAGTTTATGGGTCATCTATACGAAGCTTTGATCCAGAAAGGCATTTTCACCTTTAAGGACGACGAAAAACTTGAGAGAGGAAAACCCATTTCACTAGACCTGTTGAAAGCAATAGAAGAGTCGAGATTTGCTGTAGTCATTCTCTCAGAAAACTATGCATCTTCAACTTGGTGCTTAGATGAACTTGCAAAGATCATTTGCTGCAAAAATAAGACGGGAATGACAGTTCTGCCTGTTTTTCACTACGTGGAGCCATCTGATGTGCGGAAACAAATGGGAACTTTTGCACGAGCATTTGCTAAACATGAAGAAAAGGAGAACAAAGAGAGGGTGGAGAAATGGAGAGATGCTTTGACACAAGTGGGCAGCCTTCGTGGATGGCATTTAAAGGATTATTG CTCTGAGATAGAAAACATCAAAGATATCGTGGGATGGATATCACTTCACTTGAAATATGATGCATTATCATACATTTCCAAGGACCTAGTAGGAATATACTCTCGAATGGTGGAATTGGAGTCGTATTTAGCTCTAGGGTCAAACGATGTTCGCTTTATAGGGATTTGGGGGATGGGGGGAATGGGCAAGACAACTCTTGCTAGAGTCCTTTATTAtatggtttttgaaaaatttgaagCTTGTGGTTTTATTGAGGATATTAGGGAAAAATATGAAAGAGATGGATTACTTTCACttcaacataaaattatttatgatattttgaaggaaaaagatTTGGAAATAAGTGGTAAGTATGAAGGAGTTTTCGAGATCAAGAAAAGGTTATGTTGTAAAAGGATTCTTCTTGTCCTTGATGATGTAGACAAATTGGACCAGTTGAAATTCTTAGTTGGGGAGCATGATTGGTTTGGTCCAGGTAGTAGAATTATCGTAACAACAAGAGATGAGCATGTGTTGATAGCACATAATGTAAAGGAAATATATGAAGTTAATGGATTGAATCGTGAATATTCTCTTCAACTATTTTTATCaaaagcctttaaaaacaaaCATGTCCTAGATGATTATTTGGAGCTATCTAACCATTTTTTGAATTATGCTGGGGGCCTTCCGTTAGCTCTTGAGGTTTTAGGTTCATTTTTGATTGGAAAAAGTATTGCTGAATGGAAAAGTGCATTAGAGAGGCTCAAAGAATTTCCTGAGAGAACCATTCTCCAAGTacttaaaataagttttgatggGCTCCATGACACAGAGAAGAAAATATTCCTACATATTGCATGCTTCTTTAACCACAAGAAGAAAGATCATGTACTAGAAGTACTGGATAGTCTTGGCCTTTACCCTATCATTGGATTGAAGAACCTCATTGATAAATcccttttgaaaattttggatgaGGATATAGTGTGGATGCATGATTTACTAGAAGAAATGGGTAGAGACATAGTTTGTCACGAGTGCCTTGATGATGCTGGGAAGCGTAGTAGATTGTGGCGTTATAAGGACATTGAAAAcgtgttgaaaaaaaataag GGAATAGAAGCAGTTCAAGCCATGCATATTATGGGTACTTTTGATGAACAAGACATGCATATCATAGGTACTTATGATGAGGCCTTTTCGAAGATGTACAATCTTAAATTTCTTAGAATTCATGCTTCTTTCCACAACCTTCAACATCTTCCAAATTCTTTAAGAGTTCTCGATTGGATGTATTATCCTTCAAAATCTTTGCCTTCAACTTTCCAGCTAGATGAGCTTGTTTGGCTTTGTTTGCAACAAAGTAGAATTGAAGAACTGTGGATAGGAAGAAAG AATTTTGACAAGTTGAAGTTCATCTACTTGACAACGTGCTCCAACCTGATTGTATCCCCAGACTTCACTGGAGTCCCAAATCTTGAGAAATTAATTCTTgcatattgtaaaaatttacgTGAGCTTCACCCATCCGTCGGAATTCTTAAAAAGCTTGTTCTTCTTGATCTAAAATATTGCTCAAAACTAAGTTGTCTTCCAAGCAAGTTTGAAATGGATTCCCTCGTGACTCTTGATTTTATGGGTTGCTCAATACTAgagaaaattccaaaatttatgGGAAACATGGAACACTTACAGAGGCTTACTTTGAATTACACGGCTATTTTGGAACTACCTTCATTAGTTGGACGCTTGATTGGCCTGACTTCATTAACTATGATGGGTTGCAAGAATCTTGTGTGTCTTCCTATTACCATTTGTAGTTTGAATTCGCTTGAATGCCTTGATCTTTCTAAGTGCTCAAATTTTGACAACTTGCCGGAGAACCTAGGGAATCTCAAAGGTCTCAAGCAGCTTGATTTGAGTGGAACGGCCATAAAAGAGTTTCCTTCATCAATTGAAGGGTTGACAACCCTTACTTTCTTGACTCTCAAACATTGCAAGAATCTTGTGTGTCTCCCTAGCACCATTTGTAGTATGAATTCGTTTGAATGCCTTGATCTTTCTGGGTGCTCAAATTTTGACAACTTGTCGGAGAACCTAGGGAATCTCAAAGGTCTCAAGCAGCTTGATTTGAGTGGAACGGCCATAAAAGAGTTTCCTTCATCAATTGAAGGGTTGACAACCCTTACTTTGTTGACTCTCAATGATTGCAAGAATCTTGTGTGTCTTCCTAGCACCATTTGTAGTTTGAATTCGCTTGAATGCCTTCATCTATCTGGGTgctcaaattttgaaaacttgcCGGAGAACCTAGGGAATCTCAAAGGTCTCAAGCAGCTTCATTTGAGTGGAACGGCCATAAAAGAGTTTCCTTCATCAATTGAAGGGTTGACAACCCTTACTTTGTTGACTCTCAATGATTGTAAGAATCTTGTATGTCTTCCTAGCACCATTTGTAATTTGAATTCGCTTGAATGCCTTGATCTTTGTGGGTGCTCAAATTTTGACAACTTGCCGGAGAACCTAGGGAATCTCAAAGGTCTCGAGCAGCTTGATTTGAGTAGAACAGCTATAAAAGAGTTTCCTTCATCAATTGAAGGGTTGACAACCCTTACTTTATTGATTCTCAAAGAATGTAAGAATCTTGTGTGTCTTCCTATTACCATTTGTAGTTTGAATTCGCTTGAATGCCTTGATCTTTCTAAGTGCTCAAATTTTGACAACTTGCCGGAGAACCTAGGGAATCTCAAAGGTCTCGAGCAGCTTGATTTGAGTGGAACGGCCATAAAAGAGTTTCCTTCATCAATTGAAGGGTTGACAACCCTTACTTTGTTGAGTCTCAGAGATTGCAAGAATCTTGTGTGTCTTCCTATCACCATTTGTAATTTGAATTCGCTTGAATGCCTTGATCTTTATGGGTGCTCAAATTTTGACAACTTGCTGGAGAACCTAGAAAATCTCAAAGGTCTCAAGCAGCTTCATTTGAGTGGAATGGCCATAAAAGAGTTTCCTTCATCAATTGAAGGGTTGACAACCCTTACTTTGTTGACTCTCAATGATTTTAAGAATCTTGTGTGTCTTCCTATTACCATTTGTAGTTTGAATTCGCTTGAATGCCTTGATCTTTCTGAGTGCTCAAATTTTGACAACTTGCCGGAGAACTTAGGGAATCTCAAAGGTCTCGAGCAGCTTGATTTGAGTGGAACAGCTATAAAAGAGTTTCCTTCATCAATTGAAGGGTTGACAACCCTTACTTTATTGACTCTCAAAGATTGCAAGAATCTTGTGTGTCTTCCTAGCACCATTTGTAGTTTGAATTCGCTTGAATGCCTTGATCTTTCTGAGTGCTCAAATTTTGACAACTTGCCGGAGAACTTAGGGAATCTCAAAGGTCTCGAGCTGCTTGATTTGAGTGGAACAGCTATAAAAGAGTTTCCTTCATCAATTGAAGGGTTGACAATCCTTACTTTATTGACTCTCAAAGATTGCAAGAATCTTGTGTGTCTTCCTAGCACCATTTGTAGTTTGAATTCGCTTGAATATCTTAATCTTTGTGGGTGCTCAAATTTTGACAACTTGCCGGAGAACCTAGGGAATCTCAAAGGTCTCAAGCAGCTTGATTTGAGTAGAACAGCTATAAAAGAGTTTCCTTCATCAATTGAAGGGTTGACAACCCTTACTTTATTGACTCTCAAAGAATGTAAGAATCTTGTGTGTCTTCCTAGCACCACTTGTAGTTTGAATTCGTTTGAATATCTTAATCTTTGTGGGTGCTCAAATTTTGACAACTTGCCGGAGAATCTAGGGAATCTCATAGGTCTCAAGCAGCTTGATTTGAGTAAAACGGCCATAAAAGAGTTTCCTTCATCAATTGAAGGGTTGACAACCCTTACTTTGTTGAGTCTCAGAGATTGCAAGAATCTTGTGTGTCTTCCTATCACCATTTGTAATTTGAATTCGCTCGAATGCCTTGATCTTTGTGGGTGCTCAAATTTTGACAACTTGCCGGAGAACCTAGGAAATCTCAAAGGTCTTAGGAAGCTTCACTTGAGTGGTACGGCTATAAAAGAGCTGCCTTCATCAATTGATGGTTTGACAACTCTTACTTTATTGACTCTCAAATATTGCAAGAATCTTGTGTGTCTTCCTAGCACAATTTGTAGTTTGAATTCCCTTGAATGCCTTGATCTTTGTGGGTGCTCAAATTTTGACAACTTGCCGAAGAACCTAGGAAATCTCAAAGGTCTCAGGAAGCTTCACTTGAGTGGTACGGCTATAAAAGAGCTGCCTTCATCAATTGATGGTTTGACAACCCTTACTTTATTGATTCTCAAAGATTGTAAGAATCTTGTATGTCTTCCTAGCACCATTTGTAGTTTGAATTCGCTTGaatgccttgatctttttgggtGCTCAAATTTTGATTACTTGCCGGAGAATTTAGGGAATGTTAAAGGTTTGAAGAATCTTGATTTGTGTGGAACATCTATAAAAGAGTTGCCTTCATCAATTAAAGGCTTGACGAGCCTTACTTCATTGACTCTACTGTCTTGCAATAAACTTGTGTGTCTTCCTAACACCACTTGTGGTTTGAAGTTGTGTGGTGCTCTAAATCTTTCAAAATGCTCCCAATTTAAGAACTTGCCAGAGAACCTATGGATGATTGAAGGTCTAGGGGAGCTTGATTTGAGTATAACAGCTATAGGAGAGTTGCCTTCATCAATTGAACGTTTAACTAACCTTACTTTATTGACTCTAAGATATTGCATAAATCTTGTGTGCCTACCTAGCACCATTTGTAGTTTAAAGCTGCTCAAATCTCTTGATCTTTTTGGATGCTTAAAATTTGATAACTTGCCAGAGAACATAGGAAACATGGAAGGTTTGGAGCTACTTAATTTGTGTTGGACAGCCATAAAAGAGGTTCCTTCTTCCATTGTTCTCCTTAAAAATCTCAAACAGCTTTGTATCCATGGATGGAAGTTATCTGGATTTTATTCCCGGCTCGCAAGTCCTGAGTCGATGGAACCATTATGGGTTTCATTTTCTTGCTTGCCAACAAGTCCTACCACGGAAAGAATATTTTTGCCTTCATTTGTATATTCTTCCTTGCAAACAATTCCAGTTCCAGTGGGCTTATCATTGCTTTCCTTATCAGGTCTACAATCTTTGACAGATTTGAATCTTAGTCACTGTGATCTTTGGTCAATCCCCAATGACATTGGCTGCTTGTCCTCTTTAGAATACTTAGATCTAAGTGGAAATAGTTTTCTTTCCCTTCCTGAAAGCATGTCTCAACTCTCTAATCTTCGAAGACTCTATTTGGAGGGTTGCAAGAGACTTCAATCATTGGAAAATGTTCCGTCAACTATTGATTCCATAATTGCAAACGATTGTATGTCTCTAGAAAGATTGCCAGATCTGATTTATCTTTCTGGGTCAAATCGCACCTATTTGCAATTCCTGTTTTTCAACTGCTTCAAATTGGTTGACGATAGCATGCTACGAGGCGTTAATAACATGCTTCAG GGACAAAGTGGTAGACTACCAAAGAAGTTACAAATTATTATTCCTGGAAGTGAAATTTCGAAATATTTTAACCATGAATGTACTGGTCATGAATTGAAAGTACAAGTGCCTTCTAATTGGTCTATTCCGCCGATTAGAATTgcattttgtgttgtttttgtaCCCGACAATTGGCTTGAATGCCCTCGTAATTTGGAGCTTTCATTTATAATCGATGGATTTCCAATGAATGAGGGAGAAATTTCTGGTTCTAGGAAAGAATATGGTACAATTAAATCACATCACCTTTGGCTGACCTATTATTCCTATCGGAACGGATTTCATCCTCTTACGATTAGAGCATCTTCCCGGAACTTGGAGGTGGAAAAAATTGGAGTCCGATTCATATACCGGCAAGACATCGAAAATCCCAGTAAAACTTTGGCACAGTGCATCAACAACAGCAGCATCGTAATCCATCATGATATTGATGATTCAATTGCAGAAGGTAGTGGAAATAAGCGAAGccatgatgaggatgatggggCAGGACCTAGTGAAGAATGCTGCTCTATTTTGGAACCACCGTCAAAAAGAATTCAAAGGCTTGGAGGATTTATAGCTGATTCTGAGGATTCTAGTCAAAGGGAATTTTTCGACTTCTTTGCAA TGGATGGAGAGGATCAAATGTCCAAGAACCTTGAAGCCATTCACGAAGGTAGTAGTTACCAAGACATCGTAGATCTCAATCTAACTATGGCACAAAGCAGCAACAATAGCAGCACACTCTATAAGGGTCTGGTGAAATCTATCGTGATATTGAACGATTCAACCGCAGAAGgtagcaaaaataagcaaaaacgTCATGAGGATGATTAG
- the LOC142621210 gene encoding uncharacterized protein LOC142621210 produces the protein MTSDSSSTPSSSSAPTASVDMANESANNPFFLPANENPGLILTSQPLTSLENYMTWARSVFLALSSRNKFGFVNGSISEPDSTSPLFNSWNRCNTMILSWLTNSLSPDLKASVIYINSAKDLWIDLKNRLSQDNTPRLFELQKEISHLVQGSMSVSSYFSKFKTLWDEFVNNQPFTVCNFPCACGSKTSQLDAQHKEHVFRFLMGLNDSYGTLIGQILLVEPFPPLSKVCSLILQEEKRRSIGNTVNVVQQIQQLDPVAMHVNGPRSFQGTQSYARNNGGKGNSKKERSVCTYCGFTGHVADKCYKLYGYLPGYKPKGGAKAMANQITGGFGFDGFGFGTPTGLSAQTASQVASVMAPILPCPSVASASSSSSNFLGNPFWIPPNFTHSIFSAQVIDWQCFKSNRWIIDTGATNHMVHSVSQLTTITSAVHSYVYLPNGDKAIDLAQWSMIGLGKESNGLYLLQAAVSSINAAALATTASHITSSDLWHKFAPRARKCVFLGYPHGIKGYKVLDLQSNSVYVSRDIVFYETIFPNAKCSPSSTSLLDTFVFPHVSIFDITSDIVLCPPSSSPPDLNHVNPISSPASASVESLSADSISDLIVPPASQTSSVPCSTINPTPLRRSSRSHKPPSYLSEYSCQFASTKPSSGVPYVLSDHLTYFHLGPSFHSFVMAVSSNSSELVSFQQAIQFSEWRAAMDKEIEDLEVNDTWTLTSLPPGKSAIGCKWVYRVKYLPDGTIERYKARLVAKGFT, from the exons ATGACTTCAGATTCGTCAAGCACACCTTCCTCTTCATCTGCACCTACTGCAAGTGTAGATATGGCAAATGAATCTGCTAACAATCCCTTTTTCTTACCAGCGAATGAAAATCCTGGTTTAATTCTCACATCTCAACCTCTCACAAGTCTTGAGAATTATATGACCTGGGCGAGATCTGTGTTTTTGGCTTTGAGTTCTAGAAATAAATTTGGATTCGTCAATGGTTCAATCTCAGAGCCAGATTCAACTTCACCTTTGTTCAATTCTTGGAACAGGTGTAACACTATGATCCTTTCATGGCTGACTAATTCACTCAGTCCTGATCTCAAGGCTAGTGTGATTTACATCAATTCTGCAAAAGATTTGTGGATTGATCTCAAGAATAGATTATCACAAGACAATACTCCAAGATTGTTCGAGCTTCAAAAGGAAATTTCTCATTTGGTTCAAGGATCAATGTCAGTGAGTTCCTATTTTTCCAAATTCAAGACTTTGTGGGATGAATTTGTGAATAATCAACCTTTCACAGTTTGCAATTTTCCTTGTGCTTGTGGTTCTAAGACATCTCAGCTAGATgcacagcataaagagcatgTTTTTAGGTTCTTGATGGGGTTGAATGACAGTTATGGTACTCTGATTGGGCAAATCTTGCTAGTTGAGCCTTTTCCTCCTCTAAGCAAGGTGTGTTCATTGATCTtacaagaagagaaaagaagaagtatagGTAATACTGTCAATGTTGTTCAGCAAATTCAACAATTGGATCCTGTTGCTATGCATGTGAATGGTCCTAGGTCTTTTCAAGGCACTCAAAGTTATGCTCGAAACAATGGAGGAAAGGGCAATTCTAAGAAGGAAAGGTCAGTGTGTACTTACTGTGGTTTTACTGGTCATGTAGCAGACAAATGTTACAAACTTTATGGATATCTCCCAGGGTATAAGCCCAAAGGTGGGGCTAAAGCTATGGCTAATCAAATCACAGGAGGATTTGGTTTTGATG GTTTTGGTTTTGGTACTCCAACTGGACTTAGTGCTCAGACTGCATCACAGGTTGCATCAGTTATGGCACCTATTCTTCCTTGTCCATCAGTTGCTTctgcttcttcatcttcttccaaTTTTTTAGGTAATCCCTTCTGGATTCCTCCAAATTTTACGCACTCTATTTTTTCTGCTCAAGTCATTGATTGGCAATGTTTTAAGTCTAATCGTTGGATCATTGACACTGGAGCCACTAATCACATGGTGCATTCAGTTTCACAATTGACTACAATCACTTCTGCTGTCCATTCTTATGTCTATTTGCCAAATGGGGATAAGGCTATA GACCTTGCTCAATGGAGCATGATTGGTCTAGGTAAGGAAAGCAATGGCTTATACCTCCTTCAAGCTGCTGTTTCTTCCATAAATGCAGCTGCTCTTGCAACTACTGCTAGTCATATTACCTCCTCAGATTTGTG GCACAAGTTTGCACCTAGGGCTAGGAAATGTGTGTTTCTTGGCTATCCTCATGGCATTAAGGGCTACAAGGTTCTTGATCTTCAATCTAATTCTGTCTATGTTTCTAGAGACATTGTCTTTTATGAAACTATTTTTCCTAATGCTAAGTGTTCTCCTTCTTCCACATCACTCCTGGATACTTTTGTTTTCCCTCATGTTTCTATTTTTGATATTACTTCTGATATTGTTTTATGCCCTCCATCTTCTTCTCCACCTGACCTTAATCATGTCAATCCCATTTCTTCTCCTGCCAGTGCTTCTGTAGAATCTCTTTCTGCAGATTCTATTTCTGATCTCATTGTTCCTCCAGCTTCTCAAACCTCTTCTGTCCCATGTTCTACCATCAATCCAACTCCTCTTAGGAGGTCTTCTAGATCCCATAAACCTCCTTCCTACTTGTCTGAATACTCTTGTCAATTTGCTAGTACCAAGCCTAGCTCTGGTGTGCCTTATGTTCTTTCAGATCACTTGACTTATTTTCACCTTGGACCTAGTTTTCACTCCTTTGTCATGGCTGTTTCTTCCAATTCCTCAGAACTTGTCTCTTTTCAACAGGCAATTCAATTCTCTGAGTGGAGAGCTGCCATGGACAAGGAAATTGAGGATTTGGAGGTTAATGATACTTGGACTTTAACCTCTTTGCCACCTGGTAAGTCTGCTATTGGGTGTAAATGGGTTTATAGAGTGAAATATTTGCCTGATGGTACCATTGAAAGATACAAAGCTAGGCTTGTTGCTAAGGGATTCACTTAG